A window of Eucalyptus grandis isolate ANBG69807.140 chromosome 4, ASM1654582v1, whole genome shotgun sequence genomic DNA:
agaagttatgaACAGTGGTGGTTATAACGAATAATGTGTGATTAAGTCTCTATTTATCGACAATCAATCAATGTATCTCTTGAGAATAGATATCTTATCCCCAACCATCACCACTCTTCATGTCACAAATAACTTCCTTTTATAATCATCAATAACCTCTTTTTAGGGCCAATAGTCATCTTTTTTTCATAATCGAGAGTTACGTCTTTCCTTAACAAAAAGACACTTCTTCTCTTAATTAAGAGACACCTCTTTTATGATTACAAAGTATTTTCAACACTCTGTGCATTTGCTTTTGATGTGGTTGTTATCTTGAATATATACTCATGGTTCGCATGTGTTAGTATGCACATTCCATTAGAACAGTACGAAAAGAATAGACTTGACCTATCAAGTTAAAGGCTGAAAATGTATCAAAGATGATAGACATGTTGAAATATTCAATTCTGACCCGATCAAACTCGAACGAAGGAAACTGATTTCGGATTATCCGAAACCCGCTGGGCACTAACTAAATTGTTCCCGACTCGTGTTTGAAGAAGGTGGAGCGTGATGTCTTGTCCCTAGCGAATTTGTCGTCAGGAATGAGTCGATCTTGAAACACATGACTTGTagtgaacaaaacaaaaaatggaaaggaaCATATCCAAGAAAAATCGGTATTAACTAATCGAGGATAAGATGAGAATGTTGTTCAAGGTGGATTCATCATGTCAAATTGAAGATTTTCATATGCTTTAGTGAGGAGATATGAGCAAAATGTGTAGACGAAGTTAGAAGGGGTTGAGAAGGACGTGAAAGGAGACTAATGAAAACATAGAGCATTTAGAACCTCTAGAGGATCTAACATGTGATCGGCACATGGATGCAATGTACACATTAGATACTGTTCATTGAGGGGGTAAAATATAGACCCAACAAACTTTCcgttaaaatatgtcttgagtttgagtttGAAGCGAAAATCtgaatttcgaaaataaattaaattgaaatcgAAGGAGAGGCACACAAATTAGTCTTCTGGTTGGCGTCGGATTGTTAAAAATAAAGTCGGTCAACAAAATTGGAAAGAGGATAAGTCCAATTTGGACTTGGGCTGACCGTATCTCACACGGACTTCACTTCCGTGTAGAATTCGCCCACGGATCATCCCTTGAagtattttatatataaatataaggtTGTGGGAATTTTGGTTGCGCCGGTTGATGCGTGGGCAGCGTGGGTCTTCGTGCAGTTGATGAAACTTTAAAGCAACGAATCTGTATAAGAGGTCTTGAAGCGCCGTTTCACAAGTGCTTACCCGTGGACTTCTCCATTGGCTTCGTGCGATTAGACCAAGAAATTTTAGTGTAGAAGTCGTATTAAATACTTGTGATaagaatttatatataattctttcatgaaattgagagattatttttagCGAGGAATTATTGAGGCTAAATACTACGTGAGTTATTGGGTATAACTAGAggtcgaaaaatatttaaagtgtTTGAATGACTCGAGTATGTAATTTTTGCTGTATCgattgatttatagtgaaattcatcgCCACTCTCTCCGTATATATAGATCACTATGATCGAACCATATAAATCTagtatcaatttattttctttatttagtcTATTTTATTGTTGGATCGCTCACTTTTTGCAATACTTCCCATGGTCCCGAGCAGGAAAAGTCATCAAgtcctcttgattttcttgatttatgcAATTAAGGCATACTGAGATccggaaagagagaagaaaatgaataagaGACGAGTATTGTATGGCTTAGCAACTGTTCCACCATTAGTTCTTCTGTCCGTGTGTGCCTACAAAGCCCTGCAGAGGAAAAGACACTCGCTCCCTTGGAACTATGATGTGTACTTGAGTTTCAGAGGCCCAGACACTCGCAGCTGCTTCGTCGATTTCCTCTATACCAGCTTGGTAGCTGCTGGGGTTCATGTGTTCAGGGACAACGACGCGCTCCCGGTCGGCGAAGAGATAGGCCCTGAGCTGGTCCGGGCCATCAGAAGTTGTAGGATCGTGATCCCCATCATTTCTGAACAGTATGCACAAagcaaatggtgccttcgtGAGCTCGTCGAGATTATGGATTGCCACAAAGAGCATGGCATATCAGTCTTCCCTGTATTCTATAAGGTGGAACTCTATGATATAAGAAGTGGATCAGGTAATTTTGAAGAGGCTCTATCGAAACACATGAGGGTCTGGCCAGATGAAGTGGCAGGATGGCGGAAAGCACTGACTATGGTAACGGGGCTTAAAGGATGGATATCACAGATCACTGCTAATgggtatgtatgtatgtatgtatgtatgtgtatgCACTTACTAATCTACGAATCGAACCCCTATGCTCTTAGATCGGACTGGATGATGCGGAATTGCAGAGTTAGGGGAAGGAAGGCTATAAGACTAACTTTGATTTACACAAAAATATGTGGTGGACAGGAATGAAGCAGAGCTGGTGAAAATTGTGGTCGGAAGGGTTTTGAGTGAATTGAAGACAACGGGGATCGAAAGGCTCCCCCTGTTTCCTATATTGATGTCCAATCACCACATAAGATCATGTAAGTATTCTGCGTTCATCATGTGAGAGCTTTGGCTTCCCTTAATTCCACATAAAGTCATAAGGTTGGCATGGTTTGTGACTACCGATCTTGTGGCTTTAAAAGTCACTCGGTCTTTTAAGATTTTCATATGATTCGTAGGGGCTGCATCTCATCATCTCCCTTGGTGTGTCTTACTGGATAACAGGGTATCATCACCATTTGGAGAAAAGGAGACTGCATAGCCAAGTGTTCTTGGCCTTTCGTCGCTGTGATACTCGAGATAGCTTTGCTGCATACCTACACATCAAACTTGTGGCTGCAAAAATCAGAGTGTTTTATGACGATGATACGACCCTCCTGGGTAAATTCATTCTAGAGGAGCTTATGAATACCATCGAACACAGCAAGATATCCATTCCAATTATCTCTCAAAATTTTACCTCCTCTCGCTGGTGCCTCCGTGAGCTAGAATGCATGGTTAAATGCAATAAAACAAAGGGGCAAAAGATACTGCCCATCTTCTACAAAGTGAACCCATGGGACATGAAACATATATCTCCTTGTTTTGAAGTGGACTTTCGTAAACATAAGGAGAATTACCCCAATGAGTGTGAGGGTTGGAAGCGTGCCTTCAAGGAGGTTGCATCCTTTAAAGGATGGGAATCGGAGAAAATCGCCAATGGGTACTTACTTTCATCATTCTCATAAAAATCTTAATTTGGTCATATTATTGGAAACTTCTTATACTACTCAGAGCTCACTTCAATTTTGTTTGGCGATTGGAAGGCATGAATCAGAACTTGTGAAACTAGTTGTCGGGGAGGTTTCAAGGTTGTTGAAGAATTCCCAAACATAAGATGGTCATCGCCATCCACTGAATATTGACTCATTCCTAGTGTAAGTAACAACTCGTTTTTATCGCTTATGTTTCCTGTTTTACAAGAGGATTTTCCAAGACCATTAAACATGTCATCATTTATTGTTCATCATCTGCATTAATTTTCTAAAGACTAGCGAGAAATTCTTTTGGATTCAGATGCAACACGGTTAATGGATGTTGATATAgttagtataagtacctagaggggggtgaataggtataacgagtaatttctaatgataatcgcacaatactagacagttgatagaaatgagacaatttttcctcgtcggtaaacaaacaacgatcaaagtaagaccgagagtatggaagagaaaattgaacacgaggtttatagtggttcggcttatttcaagtctacgtccactcttaccGCACCGACAGCTCAccgctggattccactatgaacaaagagatattacagcatTGTtattccttgatttcttggtgtagaagatctaccacactctctcaaggtatcactaagtataaactctctttgtgtgtacagttTTGCTCAATAtaaatcgactaataatcaaggagcttcagactctggaatttctctatcgagcacacaCTAGAATgactggaacgtcttcttttatactcctttatgccatcatacccgccACTTACAtaccaatcttcccgttggacgagaatcaattaagaaggtcattcgagctattaaaggaacatgtcgatagcccatcaatcatgttcgcccatacaatcaggatcttggtttccaagaatagaaccttccaagaatatttcgtcaatcatcggatcttcaaatgatcttggtttcgaataattaatccgttgtatcaaatccagccaagagatcttctcaagataagaccaaatcctaaccaaacactttagctcaaTCGTCTTCGTCCGGATTAGAAactgagaatagtcttgagtcttgagtcttgtgtgctgagGATCTAAAGTCTTCGACTCAAAGTCGATAAACTAGCCGTTTTGTcatcaaaacactctagagagatttctccaacaatc
This region includes:
- the LOC104441110 gene encoding uncharacterized protein LOC104441110; translated protein: MNKRRVLYGLATVPPLVLLSVCAYKALQRKRHSLPWNYDVYLSFRGPDTRSCFVDFLYTSLVAAGVHVFRDNDALPVGEEIGPELVRAIRSCRIVIPIISEQYAQSKWCLRELVEIMDCHKEHGISVFPVFYKVELYDIRSGSGNFEEALSKHMRVWPDEVAGWRKALTMVTGLKGWISQITANGNEAELVKIVVGRVLSELKTTGIERLPLFPILMSNHHIRSWYHHHLEKRRLHSQVFLAFRRCDTRDSFAAYLHIKLVAAKIRVFYDDDTTLLGKFILEELMNTIEHSKISIPIISQNFTSSRWCLRELECMVKCNKTKGQKILPIFYKVNPWDMKHISPCFEVDFRKHKENYPNECEGWKRAFKEVASFKGWESEKIANGHESELVKLVVGEVSRLLKNSQT